A region from the Dromaius novaehollandiae isolate bDroNov1 chromosome 28, bDroNov1.hap1, whole genome shotgun sequence genome encodes:
- the PRIM1 gene encoding DNA primase small subunit isoform X1 produces MAPFEPAALPELLPVFYRRLFPHGAYGRWLGYGGAAKNYFQLREFSFTLRDDVYLRFQSFGSPQELERELQKINPYKIDIGAVYSHRPLEKELVFDIDMTDYDDVRTCCSSAEICPKCWTLMTIAVRVLDRALVEDLGVKHRLWVYSGRRGVHCWVCDDAVRKWSPALRGAAVEYLSLVKGGAETVKKVTLSEPVHPFVRRSVSVVERYFAAYALEGQDILGSRESWEKVLALVPEEHREPLRGEFPKKRDSAQRWELLRARMERTRRAAGAGKSPPCHADWEIMLQYCFPRLDINVSRGVGHLLKSPFSVHPKTGRISVPLDLQRLEQFDPFAVPTISSLCQELDAAGELEDGGEAEPKRRPRDYKRTSLAPYVRLFEQFVEGMEQARRGEALRRSDLQGDF; encoded by the exons atGGCGCCCTTCgagccggcggcgctgcccgagCTGCTCCCGGTCTTCTACCGGCGCCTCTTCCCGCACGGCGCCTACGGCCGCTGGCTCGGCTACGGCGGCG CGGCCAAGAACTACTTCCAGCTGCGGGAGTTCTCCTTCACGCTGCGGGACGACGTCTACCTGCGCTTCCAGTCCTTCGGCAGCCCCCAGGAGCTGGAGCGGGAGCTGCAGAAAATCAACCCCTACAAGATCGACATCGGGGCCGTCTACTCGCACCGC CCGCTGGAGAAGGAGCTGGTCTTCGACATCGACATGACGGACTACGACGACGTCCGCACGTGCTGCAG CTCCGCCGAGATCTGCCCCAAGTGCTGGACCCTGATGACCATCGCCGTCCGCGTCCTTGACCGGGCGCTCGTGG AGGACCTGGGCGTGAAGCACCGGCTCTGGGTGTACTCGGGCCGCCGGGGCGTCCACTGCTGGGTGTGCGACGACGCGGTGCGCAAGTGGTcgccggcgctgcgcggggccgccgTGGAGTACCTGTCGCTGGTGAAG GGCGGCGCGGAGACGGTGAAGAAGGTGACGCTCTCGGAGCCCGTGCACCCCTTCGTCAG GCGCTCCGTGAGCGTGGTGGAGCGCTACTTCGCCGCCTACGCCCTGGAGGGCCAGGACATCCTGGGCAGCCGCGAGAGCTGGGAGAAGGTGCTGGCCCTCGTGCCGGAGGA GCACCGCGAGCCGCTGCGGGGCGAGTTCCCCAAGAAGAGGGACTCGGCGCAGCGCTGGGAGCTGCTGCGGGCCCGGATGGAGCGGACGCGG CGCGCCGCGGGCGCCGGGAAGAGCCCGCCGTGCCACGCCGACTGGGAGATCATGCTGCAGTACTGCTTCCCCCGGCTGGACATCAACGTCAGCAGAGGCGTGGGGCACCTGCTGAAGAGCCCCTTCAGCGTCCACCCCAAAACAG GCCGCATCTCGGTGCCGCTGGATTTGCAGAGGCTGGAGCAGTTTGATCCCTTCGCCGTCCCCACCATCAG CTCCCTGTGCCAGGAGCTGGACGCGGCCGGCGAGCTGGAGGATGGCGGCGAGGCCGAGCCCAAGCGGCGGCCGCGGG ACTACAAGCGGACCAGCCTGGCGCCCTACGTGCGGCTCTTCGAGCAGTTCGTGGAGGGCATGGAGCAGGCCCGGCGCGGAGAGGCGCTGCGGCGCAGCG acCTGCAGGGAGACTTCTGA
- the NACA gene encoding nascent polypeptide-associated complex subunit alpha isoform X2 translates to MEAGTAERGGRGRAGPRRPLPLAPEALAVPEVALSSSSFSFRRHLGPRSPHKMPGEATETIPATEQELPQPQAETAPAVLPPAAPGTAAPVEAPGSGTESDSDESVPELEEQDSTQATTQQAQLAAAAEIDEEPVSKAKQSRSEKKARKAMSKLGLRQVTGVTRVTIRKSKNILFVITKPDVYKSPASDTYIVFGEAKIEDLSQQAQLAAAEKFKVQGEAVSNIQENTQTPTVQEESEEEEVDETGVEVKDIELVMSQANVSRAKAVRALKNNSNDIVNAIMELTM, encoded by the exons ATGGAGGCCGGAACCGCCGAGCgaggcgggcggggccgggccgggccgcgccggccgctGCCCCTTGCCCCGGAAGCGCTCGCCGTCCCGGAAGTCGCGCTGTCCAGCAGCTCGTTCTCTTtccgccgccatcttgggcccCGCTCCCCGCACA AAATGCCTGGTGAAGCTACAGAAACCATCCCCGCCACAGAGCAGGAGCTGCCGCAGCCTCAGGCCGAGACAG CTCCAGCTGTCCTTCCTCCCGCAGCCCCTGGCACCGCAGCTCCTGTCGAAGCACCAG GGTCCGGAACAGAATCTGACAGCGATGAATCTGTACCAGAACTCGAAGAACAAGACTCCACACAGGCCACGACACAGCAGGCGCAG cttgcagcagcagctgaaatagATGAAGAACCCGTTAGCAAAGCAAAACAGAGTCGGAGTGAAAAGAAAGCACGAAAG gcaatGTCTAAACTGGGCCTTCGCCAGGTCACAGGAGTAACCAGAGTCACCATTCGGAAATCTAAGAACATCCTTTTTGTCATCACAAAGCCAGACGTATACAAGAGCCCGGCGTCAGACACCTACATCGTCTTTGGCGAAGCAAAG ATTGAGGACCTGTCCCAGCAGGCCCAGCTGGCAGCTGCCGAAAAGTTCAAAGTGCAAGGAGAAGCTGTCTCAAACATCCAGGAAAACACACAGACCCCCACCGTGCAGGAGGAGAGCGAGGAGGAAGAG GTTGACGAAACCGGCGTTGAGGTGAAAGATATTGAGCTGGTCATGTCCCAGGCGAACGTGTCCCGAGCAAAGGCAGTCCGCGCCCTGAAGAACAACAGTAACGATATTGTAAATGCTATAATG GAATTGACGATGTAG
- the PRIM1 gene encoding DNA primase small subunit isoform X2 — protein MAPFEPAALPELLPVFYRRLFPHGAYGRWLGYGGAAKNYFQLREFSFTLRDDVYLRFQSFGSPQELERELQKINPYKIDIGAVYSHRPNQHNTVHLGTFQPLEKELVFDIDMTDYDDVRTCCSSAEICPKCWTLMTIAVRVLDRALVEDLGVKHRLWVYSGRRGVHCWVCDDAVRKWSPALRGAAVEYLSLVKGGAETVKKVTLSEPVHPFVRRSVSVVERYFAAYALEGQDILGSRESWEKVLALVPEEHREPLRGEFPKKRDSAQRWELLRARMERTRRAAGAGKSPPCHADWEIMLQYCFPRLDINVSRGVGHLLKSPFSVHPKTGRISVPLDLQRLEQFDPFAVPTISSLCQELDAAGELEDGGEAEPKRRPRDYKRTSLAPYVRLFEQFVEGMEQARRGEALRRSDLQGDF, from the exons atGGCGCCCTTCgagccggcggcgctgcccgagCTGCTCCCGGTCTTCTACCGGCGCCTCTTCCCGCACGGCGCCTACGGCCGCTGGCTCGGCTACGGCGGCG CGGCCAAGAACTACTTCCAGCTGCGGGAGTTCTCCTTCACGCTGCGGGACGACGTCTACCTGCGCTTCCAGTCCTTCGGCAGCCCCCAGGAGCTGGAGCGGGAGCTGCAGAAAATCAACCCCTACAAGATCGACATCGGGGCCGTCTACTCGCACCGC CCCAACCAGCACAACACGGTGCACCTGGGCACCTTCCAGCCGCTGGAGAAGGAGCTGGTCTTCGACATCGACATGACGGACTACGACGACGTCCGCACGTGCTGCAG CTCCGCCGAGATCTGCCCCAAGTGCTGGACCCTGATGACCATCGCCGTCCGCGTCCTTGACCGGGCGCTCGTGG AGGACCTGGGCGTGAAGCACCGGCTCTGGGTGTACTCGGGCCGCCGGGGCGTCCACTGCTGGGTGTGCGACGACGCGGTGCGCAAGTGGTcgccggcgctgcgcggggccgccgTGGAGTACCTGTCGCTGGTGAAG GGCGGCGCGGAGACGGTGAAGAAGGTGACGCTCTCGGAGCCCGTGCACCCCTTCGTCAG GCGCTCCGTGAGCGTGGTGGAGCGCTACTTCGCCGCCTACGCCCTGGAGGGCCAGGACATCCTGGGCAGCCGCGAGAGCTGGGAGAAGGTGCTGGCCCTCGTGCCGGAGGA GCACCGCGAGCCGCTGCGGGGCGAGTTCCCCAAGAAGAGGGACTCGGCGCAGCGCTGGGAGCTGCTGCGGGCCCGGATGGAGCGGACGCGG CGCGCCGCGGGCGCCGGGAAGAGCCCGCCGTGCCACGCCGACTGGGAGATCATGCTGCAGTACTGCTTCCCCCGGCTGGACATCAACGTCAGCAGAGGCGTGGGGCACCTGCTGAAGAGCCCCTTCAGCGTCCACCCCAAAACAG GCCGCATCTCGGTGCCGCTGGATTTGCAGAGGCTGGAGCAGTTTGATCCCTTCGCCGTCCCCACCATCAG CTCCCTGTGCCAGGAGCTGGACGCGGCCGGCGAGCTGGAGGATGGCGGCGAGGCCGAGCCCAAGCGGCGGCCGCGGG ACTACAAGCGGACCAGCCTGGCGCCCTACGTGCGGCTCTTCGAGCAGTTCGTGGAGGGCATGGAGCAGGCCCGGCGCGGAGAGGCGCTGCGGCGCAGCG acCTGCAGGGAGACTTCTGA
- the NACA gene encoding nascent polypeptide-associated complex subunit alpha isoform X1 yields MEAGTAERGGRGRAGPRRPLPLAPEALAVPEVALSSSSFSFRRHLGPRSPHKMPGEATETIPATEQELPQPQAETAPAVLPPAAPGTAAPVEAPAALHPAHSPALTPSPSPAAAAGAAGLAPSAGQPAPAVAVPAPACPPAPAPALPAPLSPPVVPAAVVPVFSVPPQLPAPAPGVPVASFPPPALAPQSPTALAAPGSPGPAAAPVTSAAPGLPAPGSPAAAAGPVPVTPAPLTIPPVTAVSPTSPASPPAALTSVKAAPFAAPLSPAGAAAQAPLPAPSPVSPSSPGATPAALPVTPSCPFMAPSATTSPLGAGPIFLPASAALPEAVACPQTPGSPPVAAPVCPFMAAAAVAPVCAPAAPASPGSPASLPLAFALATASSPRAPTPDSPLPPLIPPEGPALAGAISPPAFLASPVALVPSSPPAPLIPAGMSPGSPAATPQGPAPGAPVVPSVAQTGPAGAASALAASAAAGSPPAAPALAGPASPPAPVTPLAAKASPAGPASAPAAPAAAPVADAAPAVGAPVPPSVARAPPGSPDPLAVPAAVAAPIAPALPRTSAAAAASAPGKPAPGSSVLPAAPAAAAPSVPSGPATSLPISPVTAAAAAPPAAKSPPASPVAALSAPPAPAAPPVAKSPPASPVAAPCAPSTPPSPGLAAPAALPVAKLPPASSVAAPSAPPAPAAPPAAKSPPMSPVTAPSPSTPASPGLAAPAAPPAAKSPPVSPVTAPSAPPAPAALPVAKLPPVSPVAARSAPPAPAASPAARSPPMSPVTAPSAPPAPAAPPAAKSPPMSPVTAPCAPSTPASPGLAAPAAPPAAKSPPASPVTAPSAPPAPAAPPAAKSHPMSPVTAPSAPSTPPSPGLAAPAAPPAAKSPPVSPVAAPSAPSTPPSPGLAAPAALPVAKLPSASPVTAPSAPPAPAAPPAARSPPVSPVTALSAPSTPPSPGLAAPAAPPAAKSPPVSPVTAPSAPPAPAAPPAAKSPPVSPVTAPCAPSTPASPGLAAPAAPPAAKSPPASPVTAPSAPPAPAALPAAKSPPMSPVPAPSAPPAPAAPPAAKSPPVSPVTAPAAPAPAPAPPGAGVSPVPGTLAPDAAAPPAPVSPACPVLGVPDALPKPSAGAAAPAASPAVSPAPQKPAAKLPAPAPGGNLTPPASSAPAAFPTKKQPPSAKLSKPAPRAPPSKPPPKAPAPVCAAVDDDDLPPLIPPEVPTVEPPLQPILVDLSPRAAVVPAEAPAPPAQQPVLKNDKGSGTESDSDESVPELEEQDSTQATTQQAQLAAAAEIDEEPVSKAKQSRSEKKARKAMSKLGLRQVTGVTRVTIRKSKNILFVITKPDVYKSPASDTYIVFGEAKIEDLSQQAQLAAAEKFKVQGEAVSNIQENTQTPTVQEESEEEEVDETGVEVKDIELVMSQANVSRAKAVRALKNNSNDIVNAIMELTM; encoded by the exons ATGGAGGCCGGAACCGCCGAGCgaggcgggcggggccgggccgggccgcgccggccgctGCCCCTTGCCCCGGAAGCGCTCGCCGTCCCGGAAGTCGCGCTGTCCAGCAGCTCGTTCTCTTtccgccgccatcttgggcccCGCTCCCCGCACA AAATGCCTGGTGAAGCTACAGAAACCATCCCCGCCACAGAGCAGGAGCTGCCGCAGCCTCAGGCCGAGACAG CTCCAGCTGTCCTTCCTCCCGCAGCCCCTGGCACCGCAGCTCCTGTCGAAGCACCAG CTGCTCTTCATCCTGCTCATTCCCCAGCTCTGACTCCGTCTCCGTCCCCTGCAGCTGCCGCGGGTGCTGCCGGCCTGGCTCCCTCAGCTGGGCAGCCCGCCCCTGCCGTGGCCGTGCCTGCCCCCGCctgccctccagcccctgcaccagccctTCCTGCCCCCCTTTCCCCACCTGTGGTCCCCGCTGCAGTGGTGCCTGTGTTTTCTGttcccccacagctccctgccccagctccaGGGGTCCCAGTtgcttctttccctcctccagccTTGGCTCCACAGTCCCCGACTGCTCTTGCAGCCCCAGGGTctccagggcctgctgctgccccagttacctcagcagccccggggctcccagCCCCAGGGTCTCCTGCTGCGGCTGCTGGTCCTGTCCCGGTGACACCAGCTCCCCTCACCATCCCCCCTGTGACTGCTGTTTCCCCCACAAGCCCTGcttctcccccagcagctcttaCTTCTGTGAAAGCTGCTCCATTTGCTGCCCCTctgagccctgctggggctgctgcccaggcccctctccctgctccttccccagtgtctcccagcagcccaggggccaccccagctgctctcccagTAACCCCTTCCTGTCCCTTCATGGCACCGTCTGCAACGACATCTCCCCTGGGAGCAGGTCCCATTTTCCTGCCAGCTTCAGCTGCTCTTCCCGAGGCCGTTGCTTGTCCTCAGACCCCAGGCTCTCCCCCCGTTGCTGCCCCTGTCTGTCCTTTCATGGCAGCAGCCGCAGTCGCTCCAGTTTGTGCCCCCGCAGCGCCAGCCTCTCCTGGGAGCCCTGCCTCTCTGcctttggcttttgctttggccACGGCCTCTTCTCCCCGAGCCCCAACCCCTGactctcccctgccccctctcATTCCTCCCGAGGGCCCAGCTCTGGCGGGTGCCATCTCTCCGCCTGCTTTCCTGGCTTCCCCCGTGGCGCTGGTCCCTTCATCACCCCCAGCCCCTTTGATACCAGCTGGGATGTCACCTGGGAGCCCTGCTGCCACCCCGCAGGGCCCAGCGCCTGGCGCTCCGGTCGTTCCTTCCGTGGCCCAGACTGGTCCTGCAGGCgctgcctctgccctggcagcctctgctgctgctggttctCCTCCTGCAGCACCGGCTTTGGCAGGTCCTGCTTCTCCACCGGCTCCTGTCACCCCCCTGGCAGCCAAGGCCTCCCCTgcaggccctgcctctgccccggcagccccagctgctgcccctGTTGCTGATGCAGCACCAGCCGTGGGAGCCCCAGTCCCTCCCTCTGTGGCCAGGGCACCTCCTGGGAGCCCAGACCCTCTGGCAGTGCCTGCTGCCGTGGCAGCTCCGATCGCTCCTGCACTGCCCAGaacctctgcagcagctgctgcatctgCCCCAGGGAAACCAGCTCCAGGGAGTTCTGtcctgccagcagctcctgcggctGCCGCCCCGTCTGTTCCCTCAGGCCCTGCCACCTCCTTGCCCATCTCACCAGTAACGGCAGCTGCAGCCGCCCCTCCAGCGGCCAAATCACCTCCCGCGAGCCCTGTGGCTGCCCTATCTGCTCCACCAGCTCCCGCTGCCCCTCCAGTGGCCAAATCACCTCCCGCGAGCCCTGTGGCTGCCCCGTGTGCTCCTTCCACCCCACCTTCTCCagggctggcagctcctgctgcccttccAGTGGCCAAATTGCCTCCCGCGAGCTCTGTGGCTGCCCCGTCTGCTccaccagctcctgctgcccctccaGCGGCCAAATCACCTCCCATGAGCCCtgtcactgccccatctccttcCACCCCAGCTTCCCCagggctggcagctcctgctgcccctccaGCAGCCAAATCTCCTCCCGTGAGCCCTGTCACTGCCCCGTCTGCTccaccagctcctgctgcccttccAGTGGCCAAATTGCCTCCTGTGAGCCCTGTGGCTGCCCGATCTGCTccaccagctcctgctgcctctccagCAGCCAGATCTCCTCCCATGAGCCCTGTCACTGCCCCATCTGCTccaccagctcctgctgcccctccaGCGGCCAAATCACCTCCCATGAGCCCTGTCACTGCCCCGTGTGCTCCTTCCACCCCAGCTTCCCCagggctggcagctcctgctgcccctccaGCAGCCAAATCGCCTCCTGCGAGCCCTGTCACTGCCCCGTCTGCTccaccagctcctgctgcccctccaGCGGCCAAATCACATCCCATGAGCCCTGTCACTGCCCCATCTGCTCCTTCCACCCCACCTTCTCCagggctggcagctcctgctgcccctccaGCGGCCAAATCGCCTCCCGTGAGCCCTGTGGCTGCCCCGTCTGCTCCTTCCACCCCACCTTCTCCagggctggcagctcctgctgcccttccAGTGGCCAAATTGCCTTCCGCGAGCCCTGTCACTGCCCCGTCTGCTccaccagctcctgctgcccctccaGCAGCCAGATCACCTCCTGTGAGCCCTGTCACTGCCCTGTCTGCTCCTTCCACCCCACCTTCTCCagggctggcagctcctgctgcccctccaGCGGCCAAATCTCCTCCCGTGAGCCCTGTCACTGCCCCATCTGCTccaccagctcctgctgcccctccaGCGGCCAAATCGCCTCCCGTGAGCCCTGTCACTGCCCCGTGTGCTCCTTCCACCCCAGCTTCCCCagggctggcagctcctgctgcccctccaGCAGCCAAATCGCCTCCTGCGAGCCCTGTCACTGCCCCGTCTGCTccaccagctcctgctgcccttccAGCAGCCAAATCACCTCCCATgagccctgtccctgccccatctgctccaccagctcctgctgcccctccaGCGGCCAAATCGCCTCCCGTGAGCCCTgtcactgccccagcagcccctgccccagctccagcccctccTGGTGCTGGCGTGAGCCCTGTGCCTGGCACCCTAGCTCCAGATGCTGCTGCCCCACCTGCGCCCGTCTCTCCCGCTTGCCCGGTCCTGGGGGTTCCTGATGCCCTCCCTAAGCCATCGGCTGGGGCCGCTGCCcctgcagcctcccctgctgTCAGTCCTGCGCCCCAGAAACCAGCTGCCAAGCTTCccgcccctgccccggggggTAACCTCACCCCGCCTGCCTCCTCTGCGCCTGCCGCTTTCCCCACTAAAAAGCAACCCCCTTCTGCTAAGCTCTCCAAGCCGGCCCCACGCGCCCCCCCATCTAAACCGCCACCGAAAGCCCCAGCCCCTGTCTGTGCTGCTGTCGACGACGACGACCTGCCACCTCTGATCCCCCCAGAGGTGCCCACCGTCGAGCCGCCTTTGCAGCCCATCCTGGTGGACCTCTCGCCCAGAGCGGCCGTGGTCCCTGCTGAGGCCCCGGCTCCTCCAGCTCAGCAGCCCGTGCTGAAGAATGACAAGG GGTCCGGAACAGAATCTGACAGCGATGAATCTGTACCAGAACTCGAAGAACAAGACTCCACACAGGCCACGACACAGCAGGCGCAG cttgcagcagcagctgaaatagATGAAGAACCCGTTAGCAAAGCAAAACAGAGTCGGAGTGAAAAGAAAGCACGAAAG gcaatGTCTAAACTGGGCCTTCGCCAGGTCACAGGAGTAACCAGAGTCACCATTCGGAAATCTAAGAACATCCTTTTTGTCATCACAAAGCCAGACGTATACAAGAGCCCGGCGTCAGACACCTACATCGTCTTTGGCGAAGCAAAG ATTGAGGACCTGTCCCAGCAGGCCCAGCTGGCAGCTGCCGAAAAGTTCAAAGTGCAAGGAGAAGCTGTCTCAAACATCCAGGAAAACACACAGACCCCCACCGTGCAGGAGGAGAGCGAGGAGGAAGAG GTTGACGAAACCGGCGTTGAGGTGAAAGATATTGAGCTGGTCATGTCCCAGGCGAACGTGTCCCGAGCAAAGGCAGTCCGCGCCCTGAAGAACAACAGTAACGATATTGTAAATGCTATAATG GAATTGACGATGTAG
- the HSD17B6 gene encoding 17-beta-hydroxysteroid dehydrogenase type 6 produces the protein MWLYLAVLVGLYLLRRWHRERQRVPDLAEKYVLITGCDSGFGNLLARQLDARGLRVLAACLTEPGAAQLRAAASSRLQTLLLDVTSSESIAAAAAWVEGRVGDRGLWGLVNNAGVVHPTAPNEWLRKEDFVRVLNVNLVGLVEVTLSLLPLVRRARGRVVNVASILGRIAFYGGGYCPSKYGVEAFSDSVRRELRPFGVHVAIVEPGYFRTGMTDIARNLEALERAWERAPAGVRESYGQHYFESLRGLFEESLRTRCNTDLSLVTGCMEHALTAAHPRTRYAAGWDARLHYIPLSYLPTALADRLLDPGLPRPAQAP, from the exons ATGTGGCTGTACCTGGCGGTGCTGGTGGGGCTGTACCTGCTGCGCCGGTGGCACCGGGAGCGGCAGCGGGTGCCCGACCTGGCCGAGAAGTACGTGCTGATCACGGGCTGCGACTCGGGCTTCGGGAACCTGCTGGCGCGGCAGCTGGAcgcccgggggctgcgggtgctggcGGCGTGCCTGACGGAGCCGGGGGCCGCGCAGCTGCGGGCGGCCGCCTCGTCCCGGCTGCAGACCCTCCTCCTGGACGTCACCTCCAGCGAgagcatcgccgccgccgccgcctgggtCGAGGGACGCGTCGGCGACAGAG ggctctgggggctggTGAACAACGCGGGCGTCGTGCACCCCACGGCCCCCAACGAGTGGCTGCGCAAGGAGGACTTTGTGCGGGTGCTGAACGTCAACCTGGTGGGGCTGGTGGAGGTGACGCTGAGCCTGCTGCCCCTGGTGCGGCGCGCCCGGGGCCGGGTGGTCAACGTGGCCAGCATCCTGGGCCGCATCGCCTTCTACGGCGGCGGCTACTGCCCCTCCAAGTACGGCGTGGAGGCCTTCTCCGACAGCGTCCG GCGGGAGCTCCGTCCCTTCGGGGTGCACGTGGCCATCGTGGAGCCGGGGTATTTCCGCACCGGCATGACGGACATCGCCCGCAACCTGGAGGCACTGGAGCGGGCCTGGGAGCGGGCACCAGCCGGCGTGCGGGAGAGCTACGGGCAGCACTACTTCGAGAGCT TGCGCGGGCTCTTTGAGGAGTCGCTGCGGACGCGCTGCAACACCGACCTCTCGCTGGTCACCGGCTGCATGGAGCACGCGCTGACAGCGGCGCATCCCCGCACGCGCTACGCCGCCGGCTGGGACGCCCGGCTCCACTACATCCCGCTGTCCTACCTGCCCACCGCCCTGGCCGACCGGCTCCTGGACCCAGGTCTGCCCCGGCCGGCCCAGGCGCCCTGA
- the LOC135323526 gene encoding retinol dehydrogenase 7-like, which produces MWLYLAVLVGLYLLRRWHRERQRVPDLAEKYVLITGCDSGFGNLLARQLDARGLRVLAACLTEPGAAQLRAAASSRLQTLLLDVTSSESIAAAAAWVEGRVGDRGLWGLVNNAGIAIPTAPNEWLRKEDFVRVLNVNLVGLVEVTLSLLPLVRRARGRVVNVASAAGRLTFFGGGYCPSKYGVEAFSDSLRRELRDFGVRVSIIEPGCFRTPIVDSEAARDSVARAWSLCSDEVRQAYGHHYFSTYNSDFLRLLSTANSNLSLVTSAMEHALTAEHPRTRYSCGLDSQLYYIPLSYLPSSWTDRLLHSSALKPSGSA; this is translated from the exons ATGTGGCTGTACCTGGCGGTGCTGGTGGGGCTGTACCTGCTGCGCCGGTGGCACCGGGAGCGGCAGCGGGTGCCCGACCTGGCCGAGAAGTACGTGCTGATCACGGGCTGCGACTCGGGCTTCGGGAACCTGCTGGCGCGGCAGCTGGAcgcccgggggctgcgggtgctggcGGCGTGCCTGACGGAGCCGGGGGCCGCGCAGCTGCGGGCGGCCGCCTCGTCCCGGCTGCAGACCCTCCTCCTGGACGTCACCTCCAGCGAgagcatcgccgccgccgccgcctgggtCGAGGGACGCGTCGGCGACAGAG GGCTCTGGGGGCTGGTGAACAATGCGGGCATCGCCATCCCCACGGCCCCCAACGAGTGGCTGCGCAAGGAGGACTTTGTGCGGGTGCTGAACGTCAACCTGGTGGGGCTGGTGGAGGTGACGCTGAGCCTGCTGCCCCTGGTGCGGCGCGCCCGGGGCCGGGTGGTCAACGTGgccagcgcggccgggcggctcACCTTCTTCGGCGGCGGCTACTGCCCCTCCAAGTACGGCGTGGAGGCCTTCTCCGACAGCCTCCG GCGGGAACTCCGTGACTTCGGGGTGCGGGTGTCCATCATCGAGCCCGGCTGCTTCCGCACGCCCATCGTGGACTCGGAGGCAGCGCGGGACAGCGTCGCACGCGCCTGGAGCCTCTGCTCCGACGAGGTCCGGCAGGCCTACGGGCACCACTACTTCTCCACCT ACAACAGCGATTTTCTGCGCCTCCTTTCCACGGCCAACTCCAACCTCTCCCTGGTCACCTCCGCCATGGAGCACGCGCTGACGGCTGAGCACCCGCGCACTCGCTACTCCTGTGGCCTGGACTCCCAGCTCTACTACATCCCGCTGTCCTACCTGCCCAGCTCCTGGACTGACCGCTTGCTCCACTCCAGCGCCCTCAAGCCGTCTGGCAGCGCCTAG
- the NACA gene encoding nascent polypeptide-associated complex subunit alpha isoform X3, translated as MEAGTAERGGRGRAGPRRPLPLAPEALAVPEVALSSSSFSFRRHLGPRSPHKMPGEATETIPATEQELPQPQAETGSGTESDSDESVPELEEQDSTQATTQQAQLAAAAEIDEEPVSKAKQSRSEKKARKAMSKLGLRQVTGVTRVTIRKSKNILFVITKPDVYKSPASDTYIVFGEAKIEDLSQQAQLAAAEKFKVQGEAVSNIQENTQTPTVQEESEEEEVDETGVEVKDIELVMSQANVSRAKAVRALKNNSNDIVNAIMELTM; from the exons ATGGAGGCCGGAACCGCCGAGCgaggcgggcggggccgggccgggccgcgccggccgctGCCCCTTGCCCCGGAAGCGCTCGCCGTCCCGGAAGTCGCGCTGTCCAGCAGCTCGTTCTCTTtccgccgccatcttgggcccCGCTCCCCGCACA AAATGCCTGGTGAAGCTACAGAAACCATCCCCGCCACAGAGCAGGAGCTGCCGCAGCCTCAGGCCGAGACAG GGTCCGGAACAGAATCTGACAGCGATGAATCTGTACCAGAACTCGAAGAACAAGACTCCACACAGGCCACGACACAGCAGGCGCAG cttgcagcagcagctgaaatagATGAAGAACCCGTTAGCAAAGCAAAACAGAGTCGGAGTGAAAAGAAAGCACGAAAG gcaatGTCTAAACTGGGCCTTCGCCAGGTCACAGGAGTAACCAGAGTCACCATTCGGAAATCTAAGAACATCCTTTTTGTCATCACAAAGCCAGACGTATACAAGAGCCCGGCGTCAGACACCTACATCGTCTTTGGCGAAGCAAAG ATTGAGGACCTGTCCCAGCAGGCCCAGCTGGCAGCTGCCGAAAAGTTCAAAGTGCAAGGAGAAGCTGTCTCAAACATCCAGGAAAACACACAGACCCCCACCGTGCAGGAGGAGAGCGAGGAGGAAGAG GTTGACGAAACCGGCGTTGAGGTGAAAGATATTGAGCTGGTCATGTCCCAGGCGAACGTGTCCCGAGCAAAGGCAGTCCGCGCCCTGAAGAACAACAGTAACGATATTGTAAATGCTATAATG GAATTGACGATGTAG